Proteins encoded by one window of Pseudomonas sp. LS44:
- a CDS encoding ChaN family lipoprotein has product MRVGLLLLFVVLLTACQSTAPLPAWQSPQGREHAELGVIYDLRDGSRLTAEQLIARLAAAPRVLVGEQHDNPDHHALQLWLLKALEAKRPQGSLLLEMLNPDQQAKVDRVHSEWAAGQPADLASALAWQKNWDWALYGPIVSHALAQPYPLLAANLDRSEIMRVYAAQPALTGTASTTASVREPLLVQIRESHCGLLPEAQMPAMLAVQQQRDRRMAERLLAAPTPALLFAGAFHVRRDLGVPLHLSDLGAADGNLVLVLAEVGKPVAAAQADFVWYTAALPEQDHCAKLRR; this is encoded by the coding sequence GTGCGCGTTGGACTGTTGCTGTTGTTCGTGGTGTTGCTGACGGCGTGTCAATCGACTGCGCCGTTGCCAGCGTGGCAAAGCCCGCAAGGTCGCGAACATGCTGAGCTAGGGGTGATTTACGATTTACGGGATGGATCCCGGTTGACCGCCGAGCAATTGATCGCCCGTCTGGCTGCCGCGCCGCGCGTGCTGGTCGGCGAGCAGCACGACAATCCCGATCACCATGCTTTGCAGTTGTGGTTGCTCAAGGCTTTGGAAGCAAAACGCCCGCAAGGCAGTTTGCTGCTGGAAATGCTCAATCCCGATCAACAGGCCAAGGTTGACCGCGTGCATAGCGAGTGGGCGGCGGGCCAGCCGGCTGATCTGGCGAGCGCGCTGGCCTGGCAGAAGAACTGGGACTGGGCGCTCTACGGACCAATCGTCAGCCATGCGCTGGCGCAGCCATATCCGTTGCTGGCAGCGAATCTGGACCGCAGCGAGATCATGCGCGTTTACGCCGCGCAGCCGGCGCTCACGGGTACCGCGTCCACCACTGCCAGCGTGCGCGAGCCGCTGCTAGTGCAGATTCGCGAATCGCACTGCGGCTTGCTACCGGAGGCACAGATGCCAGCGATGCTCGCCGTGCAGCAGCAGCGTGACCGGCGTATGGCCGAGCGACTGCTGGCGGCGCCCACGCCAGCGCTGTTGTTCGCAGGGGCTTTTCACGTGCGTCGTGATCTTGGCGTGCCATTGCATTTGAGCGATCTCGGTGCGGCGGATGGCAACTTGGTGCTGGTGCTCGCGGAAGTGGGTAAACCGGTGGCTGCGGCGCAGGCGGATTTCGTCTGGTACACCGCGGCGCTACCTGAGCAAGATCACTGCGCCAAACTGCGGCGATAG
- a CDS encoding heme ABC transporter ATP-binding protein produces MLCAENLSVRRGTSLVLADIQLELQPGEVLGVLGPNGAGKSTLLAALCGELQPSSGQVSLHGRALADWSGPERAQQLAVLPQSSTLNFAFRVEDVVGMGRLPHASGRQRDKEIIVEALQAADALHLAGRSYLELSGGERQRVHLARVLAQLWPGTQGQSLLLDEPTSMLDPLHQHTTLQATRAFAGRGVAVLVILHDLNLAARYCDRILLLEQGRAHALGSPQDVLRAEPLQAVFGLEVLVQQHPERGHPLIVAR; encoded by the coding sequence ATGCTGTGTGCGGAGAATCTGTCGGTCCGTCGCGGCACCTCGCTGGTGCTCGCCGATATCCAGCTCGAGCTGCAGCCCGGCGAAGTGCTTGGCGTGCTTGGTCCGAATGGTGCAGGTAAAAGCACTTTGCTTGCCGCCTTGTGCGGTGAGCTGCAACCGTCCAGTGGACAAGTCAGCTTGCACGGTCGGGCATTGGCCGATTGGTCAGGGCCGGAGCGGGCGCAACAGTTGGCCGTACTGCCGCAAAGCTCGACGCTGAACTTTGCCTTTCGCGTCGAGGATGTTGTCGGTATGGGCCGGCTGCCGCACGCCAGCGGCCGGCAGCGTGATAAGGAAATCATCGTCGAGGCGCTGCAGGCCGCCGATGCGTTGCATCTGGCGGGGCGCAGCTATCTGGAGTTGTCCGGTGGCGAGCGCCAGCGCGTACATCTGGCGCGGGTGCTGGCGCAGTTGTGGCCAGGCACGCAAGGTCAGAGTCTTTTGCTCGATGAGCCCACGTCGATGCTTGATCCACTGCATCAGCACACCACTTTGCAGGCCACTCGTGCCTTTGCCGGGCGCGGCGTGGCGGTGTTGGTGATCCTCCATGATCTTAATCTGGCGGCGCGCTATTGCGATCGCATCCTGTTGCTTGAGCAGGGCCGAGCCCATGCGCTCGGTAGCCCGCAGGACGTCCTGCGCGCCGAACCGTTGCAGGCGGTGTTCGGCCTGGAAGTCCTGGTTCAACAACATCCCGAGCGCGGCCATCCGCTGATCGTTGCGCGCTGA
- a CDS encoding iron ABC transporter permease has protein sequence MLALWLSLALGPVSLPLLDTLRAALRLLGVPLAGAGLEQAELILGQIRLPRTLLGLAVGAVLALSGVAMQGLFRNPLADPGLVGVSSGAALGAAVAIVGGAVFGGIPEVISPYLLSLCAFGGGLGVTALVYRLGRHDGQTSVATMLLAGIALTALAGAAIGLFTYLADDATLRTLTFWNLGSLNGASYARLWPLLIVTAGVALWLPRRAKALNALLLGESEARHLGFAVERLKRELVFCTALGVGAAVAAAGMIGFIGLVVPHLVRLLVGPDHRVLLPASALAGASLLLFADLAARLVLAPAELPIGIVTALIGAPFFLFLLLRGRA, from the coding sequence CTGCTGGCGCTCTGGTTGTCGCTGGCGTTAGGACCGGTAAGCCTGCCGCTGCTCGACACCCTGCGCGCTGCCCTGCGGTTACTCGGCGTGCCGTTGGCGGGCGCGGGCCTTGAGCAGGCCGAATTGATCCTCGGCCAGATTCGCCTGCCGCGTACGTTGCTCGGCCTTGCGGTCGGCGCGGTGCTGGCGCTTTCCGGCGTGGCCATGCAGGGTTTGTTTCGCAACCCGCTGGCGGACCCTGGCTTGGTCGGCGTCTCCAGTGGCGCGGCGCTGGGTGCGGCGGTGGCGATTGTCGGCGGCGCTGTGTTTGGCGGTATCCCCGAAGTCATCAGTCCGTATTTGCTGTCGTTGTGCGCCTTTGGTGGCGGCCTTGGCGTGACCGCGCTGGTCTATCGGCTGGGGCGCCATGATGGGCAGACCAGCGTGGCAACCATGTTGCTCGCCGGTATTGCCCTCACAGCCTTGGCCGGTGCCGCAATTGGCCTGTTCACCTACTTGGCTGATGACGCGACCCTGCGCACGCTGACGTTCTGGAACCTCGGCAGCCTCAATGGCGCCAGTTATGCGCGGCTTTGGCCGCTACTGATCGTCACCGCCGGCGTGGCGCTGTGGCTACCGCGCCGCGCCAAGGCGTTGAATGCGCTGTTGCTCGGTGAGTCCGAAGCGCGGCATTTGGGCTTCGCCGTCGAGCGCCTGAAGCGCGAGTTGGTGTTTTGTACCGCGCTAGGCGTCGGTGCCGCGGTGGCGGCGGCGGGGATGATCGGCTTCATCGGCCTGGTGGTACCACATCTGGTGCGCCTGCTGGTCGGGCCCGATCACCGGGTGCTGCTGCCGGCCTCGGCGCTCGCTGGTGCCAGTCTGTTGCTGTTCGCCGATTTGGCCGCACGCCTGGTGCTGGCGCCGGCGGAATTGCCGATCGGTATCGTCACGGCATTGATCGGCGCGCCGTTCTTCTTATTCCTGTTGCTGCGAGGACGAGCCTGA
- a CDS encoding hemin ABC transporter substrate-binding protein: MRLILCLTGLFAALLFGQLAGAAEPLPQRWVSAGGSLSEWVVVLGGEPRLVGVDTTSQHPATLKALPSIGYQRQLSAEGILTLRPGLLIGSEEMGPPPVLEQLKAAGVRIETLPVKADLDSLAQSLTRIGELLGDQARAAQVLAAYRQKLQDQAVWVAAAQRTQDAPRVLLLLGHAGGNPMAAGRDTSAAWLIERAGGRNIVAHTGYKAISTEALMALDPQVVIFADRSLSGESAKQALLKQNPALAATPAARDSRLVALDPTLLVGGLGPRLPEGLAQLSAALYPAAHALNGTAKTQP; the protein is encoded by the coding sequence ATGCGCCTTATCCTCTGTTTGACTGGTCTGTTTGCCGCTCTTCTGTTCGGCCAGCTGGCCGGTGCCGCCGAACCGTTACCGCAGCGCTGGGTCAGCGCCGGTGGCTCGCTCAGTGAGTGGGTGGTGGTCTTGGGCGGCGAGCCGCGTCTGGTCGGGGTGGACACCACCAGTCAGCATCCGGCCACGCTGAAGGCGTTGCCGAGTATCGGTTATCAGCGCCAGCTGTCAGCCGAGGGCATTCTCACGCTGCGTCCGGGTCTGCTGATCGGCAGCGAGGAAATGGGCCCGCCGCCGGTGCTCGAGCAACTCAAAGCGGCTGGCGTGCGGATCGAAACACTGCCAGTCAAAGCCGACCTGGATAGCCTGGCGCAGAGCCTCACGCGAATTGGCGAATTGCTCGGCGATCAGGCCCGCGCGGCTCAAGTGTTGGCCGCCTACCGGCAAAAACTGCAAGACCAGGCGGTTTGGGTCGCCGCGGCACAGCGCACCCAGGACGCGCCAAGGGTTTTGCTATTGCTCGGACACGCCGGCGGCAATCCGATGGCGGCCGGGCGGGACACTTCCGCGGCTTGGCTGATCGAGCGCGCCGGCGGACGTAACATCGTCGCGCATACGGGCTACAAGGCGATTTCCACCGAGGCGCTGATGGCGCTCGATCCGCAGGTGGTGATTTTTGCCGACCGCAGTCTGAGCGGCGAATCCGCCAAGCAGGCTTTGCTCAAACAAAATCCAGCGTTGGCGGCGACTCCAGCGGCGCGCGATAGCCGCTTGGTCGCGCTGGATCCCACGCTGCTGGTGGGTGGGCTTGGCCCACGTTTGCCGGAAGGATTGGCTCAGTTGTCGGCAGCCCTCTATCCTGCCGCGCACGCACTCAACGGAACCGCTAAGACTCAGCCATGA
- a CDS encoding hemin-degrading factor, with protein MTSQTQSPLANVANPLYQAWQVLRSEQPKLRARDAAEHLAVSEGELTASRLGVDAVRLNPDWAGLLPALGELGYVMALTRNEHCVHERKGYYREVSVMANGQMGLVVSADIDLRLFLGGWASVFAVAEETARGMQRSVQVFDRQGVAVHKVFLTEDSELAGWEPLVQRFRADEQSAELALQPLPARPDEQADAVIDVAALREGWSNLKDTHHFFALLKKHGVARTQALRLAGSEWAEPLDVRELPNLLEEAGRREVPIMVFVGNQHCIQIHSGPVSNMRWLDTWFNVLDPQFNLHLKTPGVTSLWRVRKPSSDGVITSWEAFDANGELVVQLFGARKPGIPERQDWRELAESVSVLVG; from the coding sequence ATGACTAGCCAAACCCAATCCCCCCTGGCCAACGTAGCCAACCCGCTGTATCAAGCCTGGCAAGTACTGCGCAGCGAGCAGCCGAAGCTGCGCGCCCGCGATGCCGCCGAGCATCTGGCGGTGAGTGAAGGCGAATTGACCGCCAGTCGCCTGGGCGTCGACGCGGTGCGCTTGAATCCGGACTGGGCCGGGCTGCTGCCGGCGCTGGGCGAGCTGGGTTATGTCATGGCGCTGACCCGCAACGAGCATTGCGTGCACGAACGCAAAGGCTACTACCGCGAGGTCTCGGTGATGGCCAACGGGCAGATGGGACTGGTGGTTTCCGCGGATATCGACCTGCGCTTGTTCCTCGGTGGTTGGGCCAGCGTGTTCGCCGTGGCCGAAGAAACTGCGCGGGGTATGCAGCGCAGCGTCCAGGTGTTCGACCGGCAGGGCGTTGCCGTCCACAAGGTGTTCCTCACCGAAGATAGCGAACTAGCCGGCTGGGAACCGTTGGTCCAGCGTTTCCGTGCCGACGAGCAGAGCGCTGAACTGGCCCTGCAACCGTTGCCGGCGCGTCCCGATGAGCAGGCTGATGCGGTTATCGATGTCGCGGCGCTGCGTGAAGGCTGGTCGAATCTGAAAGACACGCACCATTTCTTCGCCCTGCTGAAAAAGCATGGCGTGGCCCGTACCCAGGCTCTGCGCCTGGCGGGCAGCGAGTGGGCCGAACCGCTGGATGTGCGTGAATTACCCAATCTGCTGGAAGAGGCCGGACGCCGTGAAGTACCGATCATGGTCTTCGTCGGCAACCAGCATTGCATCCAGATTCACTCGGGTCCGGTGAGCAATATGCGTTGGCTGGACACCTGGTTCAACGTGCTCGATCCGCAGTTCAACCTGCACCTGAAAACCCCTGGCGTAACTTCGCTGTGGCGCGTGCGCAAGCCGAGCAGCGATGGCGTGATCACCAGCTGGGAAGCCTTTGACGCCAACGGCGAGCTGGTCGTGCAACTGTTTGGCGCACGTAAGCCAGGGATTCCTGAGCGTCAAGACTGGCGCGAGTTGGCCGAGAGCGTATCGGTTCTGGTCGGCTGA
- a CDS encoding energy transducer TonB produces the protein MSRIPLYASLSLVLHAGLGWLLQGQWQAHGQSTAVSQPVAIQISLAPLDALPVAAAPRPAATAPAQAVAATPAQRPPVKPVLTKPVVAKPPSKVAIAKAAPQPERRQPKPAALTAATTVAAAPTTQLAAAASAPRARTVHVEEVFSSRPSFLEPPKQPGYPALARRRNQQGVVLIEVRLDARGDQRELKLLRSSGIDSLDRAALEAVASWRFRAESQNGQPVPSRVHIPIQFALTASR, from the coding sequence ATGTCACGGATCCCTTTATATGCGTCGCTCTCTCTGGTCCTGCATGCCGGCCTTGGCTGGCTGTTGCAGGGACAGTGGCAGGCGCATGGGCAATCCACCGCCGTCAGCCAACCCGTTGCCATTCAGATCAGCTTGGCGCCGCTGGACGCGCTGCCAGTCGCGGCAGCTCCCCGGCCCGCTGCGACAGCCCCTGCGCAAGCGGTCGCCGCTACGCCAGCACAGCGTCCGCCGGTCAAGCCAGTTCTAACCAAACCAGTGGTCGCCAAACCGCCGAGTAAAGTCGCCATCGCCAAGGCTGCCCCTCAGCCGGAGCGCCGGCAGCCCAAGCCGGCGGCGTTGACTGCAGCCACCACGGTCGCCGCAGCGCCTACCACTCAGCTGGCCGCCGCGGCGTCAGCTCCGAGGGCGAGGACCGTGCACGTCGAGGAGGTGTTCAGCAGTCGCCCCTCCTTTCTCGAGCCGCCGAAGCAGCCGGGCTATCCCGCGTTGGCGCGCCGGCGCAATCAACAGGGAGTGGTGCTGATTGAAGTGCGCCTGGATGCGCGGGGTGATCAGCGTGAACTGAAACTGTTGCGTTCATCCGGCATCGACAGCCTGGATCGCGCTGCCCTCGAGGCGGTTGCCAGTTGGCGGTTTCGCGCGGAAAGCCAGAACGGTCAACCGGTGCCGAGCCGCGTCCATATTCCGATTCAATTCGCCCTTACGGCGAGCCGATAA
- a CDS encoding TonB-dependent hemoglobin/transferrin/lactoferrin family receptor, translating to MSSIRPPFARRSWLALLLLTPSLALAAEAAKQATQFDTITVTATRNEQTLGEVPNTVSVLTERDIDQQNVNNIQDLVRYEPGVSVSGTGSRFGLSGFTIRGIGGNRVLTQVDGVSVPDAFNFGPFMDARRNYIDPDTVKQVEIIRGPASSLYGSDAIGGAVSFLTKDAADYLDEGDDAYARLKTGYDGADDSWLRSATLAGRQGQVDGVLHIGRRDGHALNTYGGQGGNGRAREEANPQDYEAQNLLLKGGWNYAGNDRLQLSYERFQDDADTNLRSDYPTFTPTSLGRGMFSNSLISASDAKDSTDRERVSLEHLLELNSSIADQMKWQLNYQESQIRQQTMQSRYSWTAFNTNPTPPASAYERFRTRDSRYEETLWSLNTQLDKQFAIGDTQHHLIYGVDLKRLESSDLRKGNEIRVSTGLPTPPAFGAETFPLSDFPDPVTHEYALFVQDSIEIGRWTLLPGLRYDYYQLNPHVTDDYLNAHPIDTNPSSFSDNALSPKLGVTYKLDDAHSVYGQYAAGFKAPEAVDIFGEFVNAGMQYQTIANTSLKAETSDSYEIGLRGQYDVGSFGVALFYNRYKDFIDQVTVPDPTGNNFLTYQQQNLSKVTIRGAEAKGELFLDRFGLPAGTRALGSIAYARGKNEETGAPLNSVDPLKAVLGLGYTAPSGRFGGDLAWTLVSAKDRVDQSQNAAVRINEQFEAPGYGLLDLNGWWQVSEEFSVNAGLFNLADKKYWQWGDVQGLDSNSVSLGRYTQPGRHAAVNLVWEI from the coding sequence ATGTCGTCCATTCGCCCGCCCTTTGCTCGCCGTTCCTGGCTGGCCTTGCTGTTGCTCACACCCTCCCTGGCCCTGGCCGCTGAAGCCGCCAAGCAGGCCACCCAGTTCGACACCATCACGGTCACGGCCACGCGCAACGAGCAGACCCTGGGTGAGGTGCCAAACACCGTTTCGGTTCTCACCGAACGTGATATCGATCAGCAGAATGTGAACAACATCCAGGACCTGGTGCGCTACGAACCGGGCGTTTCGGTGAGCGGCACCGGCAGCCGCTTCGGCCTGTCCGGCTTCACCATCCGCGGCATCGGCGGCAATCGCGTGTTGACCCAGGTGGATGGTGTCAGCGTGCCGGATGCCTTCAACTTCGGCCCATTCATGGACGCCCGCCGCAATTACATCGATCCGGACACCGTCAAGCAGGTGGAAATCATTCGCGGCCCGGCGTCCTCGCTGTACGGCAGTGATGCGATCGGTGGGGCGGTCAGCTTCCTGACCAAGGATGCAGCCGACTATCTGGACGAAGGCGACGACGCCTACGCCCGCCTGAAGACCGGCTATGACGGCGCCGACGACAGCTGGCTGCGCAGCGCCACCCTCGCCGGCCGCCAAGGTCAAGTCGACGGCGTGCTGCACATCGGCCGTCGCGACGGCCACGCACTGAACACCTACGGCGGCCAGGGCGGCAACGGCCGCGCTCGCGAAGAGGCCAACCCGCAGGATTACGAAGCGCAGAACCTGTTGCTCAAAGGCGGCTGGAACTATGCCGGCAACGATCGCCTGCAACTCAGCTACGAGCGCTTCCAGGACGATGCCGACACCAACCTGCGCAGCGACTACCCAACCTTCACACCGACCTCGCTAGGCCGCGGCATGTTCAGCAACTCGTTGATCAGCGCCAGCGACGCCAAGGACAGCACCGACCGCGAGCGCGTCAGTCTCGAGCACCTGCTGGAGCTGAACAGCAGCATCGCCGACCAGATGAAATGGCAGCTGAACTACCAGGAAAGCCAGATCCGCCAGCAAACCATGCAGAGTCGCTACTCCTGGACCGCCTTCAACACCAACCCGACCCCGCCGGCCTCCGCCTACGAGCGCTTCCGCACCCGCGACTCGCGCTACGAAGAAACCCTGTGGTCGCTCAACACCCAGCTGGACAAGCAGTTCGCCATCGGTGACACCCAGCACCACCTGATCTACGGCGTCGACCTCAAACGCCTGGAGAGCAGCGACCTGCGTAAAGGCAACGAGATTCGCGTCAGCACCGGCCTGCCCACCCCACCGGCCTTCGGCGCCGAGACCTTCCCGCTGAGCGACTTCCCCGACCCGGTCACCCACGAGTACGCCCTGTTCGTTCAGGACAGCATCGAGATCGGCCGCTGGACCTTGCTGCCGGGCCTGCGCTACGACTACTACCAGCTCAACCCGCACGTCACCGACGACTACCTTAACGCTCACCCGATTGACACCAACCCGTCCTCGTTCAGCGACAACGCGCTGTCGCCGAAACTTGGCGTGACCTACAAGCTCGACGACGCCCACAGCGTCTATGGCCAGTACGCCGCCGGCTTCAAGGCACCCGAGGCGGTGGACATCTTTGGCGAGTTCGTCAACGCCGGAATGCAGTACCAGACCATCGCCAACACCAGCCTGAAAGCCGAAACCAGCGACAGCTACGAGATCGGTCTGCGCGGCCAGTACGACGTCGGCAGCTTCGGCGTGGCGCTGTTCTACAACCGCTACAAAGACTTCATCGACCAGGTCACCGTGCCGGACCCGACTGGCAACAACTTCCTTACTTACCAGCAGCAGAACCTCAGCAAGGTCACCATCCGTGGTGCCGAAGCCAAGGGCGAGCTGTTCCTCGACCGCTTCGGCCTGCCGGCCGGCACCCGCGCCTTGGGCTCGATCGCCTACGCCCGCGGCAAGAACGAGGAAACCGGCGCACCGTTGAACTCCGTCGACCCGCTCAAGGCGGTGTTGGGCCTGGGCTACACCGCACCGAGCGGCCGTTTCGGCGGCGATCTCGCCTGGACCCTGGTGAGTGCCAAGGATCGCGTCGACCAAAGCCAGAACGCCGCCGTCCGCATCAACGAGCAGTTCGAAGCGCCCGGCTATGGGCTACTCGACCTGAATGGCTGGTGGCAGGTCAGCGAGGAATTCTCGGTCAACGCCGGTTTGTTCAACCTGGCGGACAAGAAATACTGGCAATGGGGCGACGTCCAAGGTCTGGACAGCAACAGCGTCAGCCTCGGCCGCTACACCCAGCCGGGTCGCCATGCGGCGGTCAACCTGGTCTGGGAAATCTGA
- a CDS encoding Rieske 2Fe-2S domain-containing protein, with amino-acid sequence MIRLCAPHELAEGQSRGFACDDLKLLAVRRQGQVYVFENRCPHRNVPLNWSPDQFLDPSGSLIQCASHGALFLIESGECVAGPCAGQSLQPLECREDAEGLWIAPL; translated from the coding sequence ATGATTCGTTTATGTGCCCCGCATGAGCTGGCCGAAGGCCAGAGCCGGGGCTTTGCTTGTGATGACCTGAAGCTGCTGGCCGTGCGCCGGCAGGGCCAGGTCTATGTCTTCGAGAACCGTTGCCCGCACCGCAACGTCCCGCTCAACTGGTCGCCCGACCAATTCCTCGACCCAAGTGGCAGCCTGATCCAATGCGCCAGCCACGGGGCGCTATTTCTGATCGAATCTGGCGAATGCGTGGCCGGTCCCTGCGCCGGCCAATCGCTGCAGCCGCTGGAGTGTCGAGAAGACGCCGAAGGCCTGTGGATCGCGCCCCTGTAG
- the sfsA gene encoding DNA/RNA nuclease SfsA: MRFDPPLEEGRLLRRYKRFLADIETSSGELLTIHCPNTGSMLNCLSDGCRVWFSRSDNPKRKLPGTWELSETPQGRLACVNTARANALVEEALRAGVIGELAGFTALKREVAYGVENSRADLRLDYPDGAAFVEVKSVTLGFEGTPVAAFPDAVTVRGAKHLRELAALARQGVRAVQLYCVNLSGIEAVRPAIEVDPAYAAELREAQTAGVEILAYGVAISCEEIRLVRPLPVLLPEPAALV, encoded by the coding sequence ATGCGCTTTGACCCGCCGCTCGAAGAAGGCCGGTTGCTGCGCCGCTACAAACGCTTTCTGGCCGATATCGAGACCAGCAGCGGCGAGCTGCTGACCATTCATTGCCCAAATACCGGCTCGATGCTCAATTGTCTGAGCGATGGCTGTCGGGTCTGGTTCAGCCGCTCCGACAACCCCAAGCGCAAGCTGCCTGGTACCTGGGAGTTGAGCGAGACCCCGCAGGGACGGCTCGCCTGCGTCAACACCGCACGCGCCAATGCGCTGGTCGAGGAAGCGTTGCGAGCCGGGGTGATCGGCGAGCTGGCGGGGTTCACCGCATTGAAGCGTGAAGTCGCCTACGGAGTGGAAAATAGCCGCGCCGACTTGCGCCTGGACTATCCCGATGGCGCCGCCTTCGTCGAGGTGAAAAGCGTGACCTTGGGTTTCGAAGGGACGCCAGTCGCCGCCTTCCCCGACGCGGTGACGGTGCGCGGCGCCAAGCACTTGCGCGAGCTGGCGGCGTTGGCGCGTCAAGGCGTGCGGGCGGTGCAGCTGTACTGCGTGAATCTCAGCGGCATCGAGGCAGTGCGCCCGGCGATCGAGGTCGATCCGGCCTATGCCGCCGAACTGCGCGAGGCACAGACGGCGGGCGTGGAGATTCTCGCCTACGGCGTGGCGATCAGCTGTGAGGAAATCCGTCTGGTTCGACCCTTGCCCGTGCTATTACCGGAGCCGGCAGCGCTGGTCTGA
- a CDS encoding pyridoxal phosphate-dependent aminotransferase has translation MAHPYSARSRAIEPFHVMALLARANQLQADGHDVIHLEIGEPDFTTAAPIIAAGQAALAAGHTRYTAARGLPQLREAIAGFYAERYRLRIDPERILITPGGSGALLLAASLLVDPGKHWLLADPGYPCNRHFLRLVEGAAQLVPVGPEARYQLNAELVDRYWDAQSVGALVASPANPTGTLLHRDELASLSAALKARGGHLVVDEIYHGLTYGVEASSVLEVDDEAFVLNSFSKYFGMTGWRLGWLVAPEAAVADLEKLAQNLYISAPSMAQYAALACFEPATLAILEERRGEFARRRDYLLPALRELGFGIAVEPEGAFYLYADISAFGGDAFAFCRHFLETEHVAITPGLDFGRYQAGHHVRFAYTQSLPRLEQAVARIARGLRSWNPHAL, from the coding sequence ATGGCCCATCCCTATAGTGCGCGCAGCCGCGCCATCGAACCTTTTCATGTCATGGCCCTGTTGGCCCGCGCCAACCAGCTGCAGGCCGACGGTCATGACGTCATTCACCTCGAAATCGGTGAGCCGGACTTCACCACCGCCGCGCCAATCATCGCGGCTGGCCAGGCGGCCTTGGCTGCTGGCCATACCCGCTATACCGCGGCGCGTGGGCTACCCCAGCTGCGCGAAGCCATCGCTGGTTTCTATGCCGAACGCTACCGGTTAAGGATAGACCCCGAACGCATCCTGATTACTCCCGGTGGTTCGGGTGCTTTATTGCTGGCCGCCAGCTTGCTGGTCGATCCGGGCAAGCATTGGCTGTTGGCCGACCCTGGTTATCCGTGCAATCGGCACTTTTTGCGACTGGTGGAAGGTGCGGCGCAGTTGGTGCCGGTAGGGCCGGAGGCGCGTTATCAGCTGAATGCCGAATTGGTCGACCGCTATTGGGATGCGCAAAGCGTCGGCGCGCTGGTGGCCTCGCCGGCCAACCCGACCGGGACGTTGCTGCATCGCGACGAGCTGGCCAGTCTGTCCGCCGCGCTCAAGGCGCGTGGCGGGCATCTGGTGGTCGATGAGATCTACCACGGCCTGACCTATGGCGTGGAGGCGTCGAGCGTGCTGGAAGTCGACGATGAGGCGTTCGTGCTGAACAGCTTCTCCAAGTATTTCGGCATGACCGGTTGGCGCCTCGGCTGGCTGGTCGCCCCCGAAGCGGCGGTGGCAGACCTGGAAAAGCTGGCCCAGAACCTTTACATCAGCGCGCCGAGCATGGCCCAGTACGCCGCCCTGGCCTGTTTCGAACCAGCGACGCTGGCGATTCTCGAGGAGCGGCGCGGCGAATTCGCCCGGCGTCGCGATTATCTGCTGCCGGCCTTGCGCGAGTTGGGCTTCGGCATCGCCGTAGAGCCGGAAGGGGCTTTCTACCTTTATGCGGACATTTCCGCCTTTGGCGGCGATGCGTTCGCCTTCTGCCGGCACTTCCTCGAAACCGAGCATGTGGCGATCACCCCGGGCCTCGACTTTGGCCGCTATCAGGCCGGTCATCACGTGCGCTTTGCCTATACGCAAAGTTTGCCGCGCCTGGAGCAGGCCGTTGCGCGCATTGCCCGCGGGTTGCGCAGTTGGAACCCCCATGCGCTTTGA
- the dksA gene encoding RNA polymerase-binding protein DksA, with product MPTKAKEKSSQLTRGFEPYKEKKGEEYMSDAMRAHFVAILNKWKMELMQEVDRTVHHMQDEAANFPDPADRASQEEEFSLELRARDRERKLIKKIDETLQLIEDNDYGWCESCGVEIGIRRLEARPTATLCIDCKTLAEIKEKQIGS from the coding sequence ATGCCCACCAAAGCAAAAGAAAAGAGCAGCCAGCTGACTCGCGGGTTCGAACCCTACAAAGAGAAGAAGGGCGAGGAATACATGAGCGATGCCATGCGCGCTCACTTCGTCGCAATTCTGAACAAGTGGAAGATGGAGCTGATGCAGGAGGTCGATCGGACCGTGCATCACATGCAGGACGAAGCAGCCAACTTCCCGGATCCGGCCGACCGGGCCAGCCAGGAAGAAGAGTTCAGCCTGGAACTGCGCGCCCGCGATCGCGAGCGCAAGTTGATCAAGAAGATCGACGAAACCTTGCAGCTGATCGAAGACAACGATTACGGCTGGTGCGAATCCTGCGGAGTCGAAATCGGCATCCGTCGCCTGGAAGCCCGCCCCACCGCTACGCTGTGCATCGACTGCAAGACCTTGGCGGAAATCAAGGAAAAACAAATCGGTTCCTGA